From a region of the Streptomyces venezuelae genome:
- the scpA gene encoding methylmalonyl-CoA mutase — translation MSIPDFTELALGSSAAGVSEEQWRASVKESTGTAAADLLWETPEGIGVKPLYTGRDTEGLDFLRTYPGVAPYLRGPYPTMYVNQPWTIRQYAGFSTAEESNAFYRRNLASGQKGLSVAFDLPTHRGYDSDHPRVTGDVGMAGVAIDSIYDMRQLFDGIPLDKMSVSMTMNGAVLPVLALYIVAAEEQGVSPDKLAGTIQNDILKEFMVRNTYIYPPKPSMRIISDIFAFTSQKMPRYNSISISGYHIQEAGATADLELAYTLADGVEYLRAGQAVGLDVDAFAPRLSFFWAIGMNFFMEVAKLRAARLLWARLVKQFDPKNSKSLSLRTHSQTSGWSLTAQDVFNNVTRTCIEAMAATQGHTQSLHTNALDEALALPTDFSARIARNTQLLLQQESGTCRSIDPWGGSAYVEKLTYDLARRAWQHIEEVEAAGGMAQAIDAGIPKLRVEEAAARTQARIDSGRQPVIGVNKYRVENDEAIDVLKVDNSSVRAQQIAKLRRLREERDEAVTQDTLRSLTNAAERGEGNLLALAVDAARAKATVGEISDALEKVYGRHASQIRTIAGVYRNEAGESPSVERTRALVDRFEEAEGRRPRILVAKMGQDGHDRGQKVIATAFADLGFDVDVGPLFQTPAEVARQAVEADVHVVGVSSLAAGHLTLVPALREQLAEEGREDIMIVVGGVIPPADVPTLLEMGATAVFPPGTVIPDAAHDLVTRLAADLGHEL, via the coding sequence GTGAGCATCCCCGATTTCACCGAGCTGGCGCTCGGCTCGTCCGCCGCCGGCGTCTCCGAGGAGCAGTGGCGCGCCTCGGTGAAGGAGTCGACCGGCACCGCGGCCGCCGACCTGCTGTGGGAGACCCCCGAGGGCATCGGCGTCAAGCCGCTGTACACGGGCCGGGACACCGAAGGCCTGGACTTCCTGCGGACGTACCCGGGTGTGGCCCCGTACCTGCGCGGCCCGTACCCGACGATGTACGTGAACCAGCCCTGGACGATCCGGCAGTACGCCGGCTTCTCCACGGCCGAGGAGTCGAACGCCTTCTACCGGCGCAACCTGGCGTCCGGCCAGAAGGGCCTGTCGGTGGCCTTCGACCTGCCCACGCACCGCGGCTACGACAGCGACCACCCGCGCGTGACCGGTGACGTCGGCATGGCGGGCGTGGCGATCGACTCCATCTACGACATGCGGCAGCTGTTCGACGGGATCCCGCTGGACAAGATGTCGGTGTCGATGACGATGAACGGCGCGGTGCTGCCCGTCCTCGCGCTCTACATCGTGGCGGCGGAGGAGCAGGGCGTCTCCCCCGACAAGCTCGCCGGGACCATCCAGAACGACATCCTCAAGGAGTTCATGGTCCGCAACACCTACATCTACCCGCCGAAGCCCTCGATGCGGATCATCTCCGACATCTTCGCGTTCACCTCGCAGAAGATGCCCCGGTACAACTCGATCTCCATCTCCGGCTACCACATCCAGGAAGCCGGGGCCACGGCCGACCTGGAGCTGGCGTACACCCTCGCGGACGGCGTGGAGTACCTGCGGGCCGGGCAGGCGGTCGGCCTGGACGTGGACGCGTTCGCGCCGCGCCTGTCGTTCTTCTGGGCGATCGGCATGAACTTCTTCATGGAGGTCGCGAAGCTGCGCGCGGCCCGCCTGCTGTGGGCGCGCCTGGTCAAGCAGTTCGACCCGAAGAACTCCAAGTCGCTGTCGCTGCGCACGCATTCGCAGACCTCCGGCTGGTCGCTGACCGCGCAGGACGTCTTCAACAACGTGACGCGCACGTGCATCGAGGCGATGGCGGCGACCCAGGGCCACACCCAGTCGCTGCACACCAACGCCCTCGACGAGGCGCTCGCGCTGCCGACGGACTTCTCGGCGCGCATCGCCCGCAACACGCAGCTCCTGCTGCAGCAGGAGTCGGGGACCTGCCGGTCGATCGACCCGTGGGGCGGCAGCGCGTACGTGGAGAAGCTGACGTACGACCTGGCGCGGCGGGCCTGGCAGCACATCGAGGAGGTCGAGGCGGCCGGCGGTATGGCGCAGGCCATCGACGCGGGCATCCCGAAGCTGCGCGTGGAGGAGGCCGCGGCGCGCACGCAGGCGCGGATCGACTCGGGCCGCCAGCCGGTGATCGGCGTCAACAAGTACCGCGTGGAGAACGACGAGGCGATCGACGTCCTCAAGGTCGACAACTCCTCGGTGCGCGCACAGCAGATCGCGAAGCTGCGGCGGCTGCGCGAGGAGCGCGACGAGGCGGTCACGCAGGACACCCTGCGGTCGCTGACGAACGCCGCGGAGCGCGGTGAGGGCAACCTGCTGGCGCTGGCGGTGGACGCGGCGCGCGCCAAGGCGACCGTGGGTGAGATCTCGGACGCCCTGGAGAAGGTGTACGGGCGGCACGCGAGCCAGATCCGTACGATCGCGGGCGTGTACCGAAACGAAGCGGGCGAGTCCCCGTCGGTGGAGCGCACCCGTGCGCTGGTGGACCGGTTCGAGGAGGCGGAGGGTCGCCGTCCGCGCATCCTGGTCGCCAAGATGGGCCAGGACGGGCACGACCGCGGTCAGAAGGTGATCGCGACGGCCTTCGCCGACCTGGGCTTCGACGTGGACGTCGGCCCGCTGTTCCAGACCCCGGCGGAGGTGGCCCGCCAGGCCGTCGAGGCGGACGTCCACGTGGTGGGCGTGTCGTCGCTGGCGGCCGGTCACCTGACCCTCGTACCGGCGCTGCGCGAGCAGCTGGCGGAGGAGGGCCGCGAGGACATCATGATCGTCGTGGGTGGGGTCATCCCGCCCGCCGATGTCCCGACGCTGCTGGAGATGGGCGCCACCGCGGTGTTCCCGCCGGGCACGGTGATCCCGGACGCGGCCCACGACCTGGTGACGCGGCTGGCCGCGGACCTGGGCCACGAGCTGTAG
- the mutA gene encoding methylmalonyl-CoA mutase small subunit: MTVLPDDGLSLAAEFPDATHEQWQRLVEGVLRKSGKEVSGEAAEDALSTPIEDGLTTRPLYTAPPAGAAPDTGFPGFAPFVRGGRPEGTTANGWDVRQRLAGTDPVRVNEAALADLENGVTSLWLTVGRGGLPVEGLARALYGVYLDLAPVTLDAGAQYAEAARALLRLYTGSAVAPEAARASLGADPLGHEARTGEALDLADAAELAREAAAGWPGVRALTVDALPYHEAGGSAAEELGLSLATGVAYLRALTGAGLSTEAALGQLEFRYAATADQFLTIAKLRAARRLWARVAEASGAPEAGAQLQHAVTSPVMMTRRDPWVNMLRTTVACMAAGVGGADSVTVLPFDNELGLPDAFARRIARNTSTILLEESHLARVIDPAGGSYYVERLTDELAHAAWEFFRTVEKAGGMAEALRSGLVAERLAATWAERSKKLAKRREPITGVSEFPLLSEKPVVREPAPAAPTGGLPRVRRDEAYEALRARSDAHLAATGKRPRIFLAALGPAAAHTARATFASNLFQAGGIESVHDPVSVDPESAGAAYAASGADGMAVLCSSDALYEEQAEAVAGALRAAGATTVFLAGRPGTAEASVDEYVFAGCDAVAVLSSVLDRMGVPA; this comes from the coding sequence ATGACGGTCCTGCCTGACGACGGGCTCTCCCTGGCCGCCGAGTTCCCTGACGCGACGCATGAGCAGTGGCAGCGCCTTGTAGAAGGCGTACTGCGCAAGTCGGGCAAGGAAGTCTCCGGCGAGGCCGCAGAAGACGCGTTGTCCACCCCAATCGAGGACGGGCTCACCACGCGCCCGCTGTACACCGCGCCGCCCGCCGGGGCGGCTCCAGACACCGGTTTCCCCGGATTCGCCCCGTTCGTCCGCGGGGGCAGGCCGGAAGGCACCACCGCGAACGGCTGGGACGTGCGCCAGCGCCTCGCGGGCACCGATCCGGTACGCGTGAACGAGGCGGCCCTCGCCGATCTGGAGAACGGGGTCACCTCCCTCTGGCTCACCGTGGGCCGGGGCGGTCTGCCGGTCGAGGGCCTCGCCCGGGCCCTGTACGGGGTCTACCTGGACCTCGCCCCCGTCACCCTGGACGCCGGAGCCCAATACGCGGAGGCCGCACGCGCGTTGCTGCGCCTGTACACCGGGAGCGCGGTGGCCCCCGAGGCCGCTCGGGCCTCGCTGGGCGCCGACCCGCTGGGCCACGAGGCCCGCACGGGTGAGGCACTGGACCTGGCCGACGCCGCCGAGCTGGCCCGGGAGGCCGCCGCCGGCTGGCCCGGGGTGCGCGCCCTGACCGTGGACGCACTGCCGTACCACGAGGCCGGCGGCAGCGCCGCCGAGGAACTGGGCCTGTCCCTGGCCACCGGTGTCGCCTACCTGCGCGCCCTCACCGGGGCCGGGCTGAGCACCGAAGCGGCACTCGGACAGCTGGAGTTCCGCTACGCCGCCACCGCGGACCAGTTCCTGACCATCGCCAAGCTGCGCGCCGCGCGCCGACTGTGGGCCCGTGTCGCCGAGGCCTCGGGGGCCCCGGAGGCGGGCGCCCAGCTCCAGCACGCGGTGACCTCGCCGGTGATGATGACCCGCCGGGACCCGTGGGTGAACATGCTGCGCACCACCGTGGCCTGCATGGCCGCGGGCGTCGGCGGCGCCGACTCGGTCACCGTGCTCCCCTTCGACAACGAGCTGGGCCTGCCGGACGCCTTCGCGCGCCGCATCGCCCGCAACACCTCCACCATCCTGCTGGAGGAGTCGCACCTGGCCCGGGTGATCGACCCGGCCGGCGGCTCGTACTACGTCGAGCGCCTCACCGACGAACTCGCTCACGCCGCCTGGGAGTTCTTCCGGACGGTGGAGAAGGCCGGCGGCATGGCCGAAGCCCTGCGCTCCGGCCTGGTCGCCGAACGGCTCGCCGCCACCTGGGCGGAGCGTTCCAAGAAGCTCGCCAAGCGCCGCGAACCGATCACCGGTGTCAGCGAGTTCCCGCTGCTCTCGGAGAAGCCGGTCGTGCGCGAGCCCGCCCCCGCCGCTCCCACGGGCGGGCTGCCGCGCGTACGGCGCGACGAGGCGTACGAGGCCCTGCGGGCCCGCAGCGACGCGCACCTGGCGGCGACCGGCAAGCGGCCGAGGATCTTCCTCGCCGCGCTGGGCCCGGCGGCCGCGCACACGGCGCGCGCGACCTTCGCCTCGAACCTGTTCCAAGCGGGCGGGATCGAGTCCGTGCACGATCCGGTGTCGGTGGACCCGGAGTCGGCCGGCGCGGCCTACGCCGCGAGCGGGGCGGACGGCATGGCCGTGCTCTGCTCCAGCGACGCGCTGTACGAGGAGCAGGCCGAGGCCGTGGCCGGGGCGCTGCGCGCCGCGGGTGCCACGACGGTCTTCCTCGCCGGGCGGCCGGGCACCGCAGAGGCTTCCGTGGACGAGTACGTCTTCGCCGGCTGTGACGCCGTCGCCGTGCTGTCCTCCGTACTCGACCGGATGGGAGTGCCCGCGTGA
- a CDS encoding ROK family protein, whose translation MAGDSRGAANAATVLRTVLDHGPVARSAIAPLCGLSPAAVSRQTTGLLRGGLLRELPGPGGGVGRPRIPLDLHTGAVGGPVAAGLHIGVPHSTFSLVDLRGQLLARRAFPHEGLPADGLSAAIAAALRRFLDAYDFGRPLLGVGAALGGWVGPDEGTVVRHPALGWSRKPLAAELSGALGLPVWVDNHARAVARAEILFGRPEARRSLVHLFVGRVVDAAFGIEGTVHQGPGAAAGDVAHLPVPRSGVRCACGRTGCLEATASDTALGAEAVRRGIVPDPSVNLLVDAAATGDPRADRLLRERARAVGRAAALLLDVFNPAVMVVTELASVLDQGYLEEIRGAAMELSHVCDDPGRIVVPHAGPAVLPEAAATVLLSRVFQDPFGRAREGEITPIGMVPPERAPLHSSHDGPA comes from the coding sequence ATGGCCGGTGACAGCCGGGGCGCAGCCAATGCCGCCACCGTGCTGCGGACGGTGCTCGACCACGGGCCGGTCGCGCGCAGCGCGATCGCCCCGCTGTGCGGGCTGAGTCCCGCCGCCGTGTCCCGGCAGACCACCGGGCTGCTCCGCGGCGGGCTGCTGCGCGAGCTGCCCGGGCCCGGCGGCGGGGTGGGGCGGCCGCGGATCCCGCTGGACCTGCACACCGGGGCCGTCGGCGGACCGGTCGCCGCCGGGCTGCACATCGGCGTGCCGCATTCGACCTTCAGCCTCGTCGACCTGCGGGGACAGCTGCTCGCCCGGCGGGCCTTCCCGCACGAGGGGCTCCCGGCGGACGGGCTGTCCGCCGCGATCGCCGCCGCACTCCGCCGCTTCCTCGACGCGTACGACTTCGGGCGGCCGCTGCTGGGTGTCGGCGCGGCCCTGGGCGGATGGGTCGGCCCGGACGAGGGGACCGTCGTACGGCATCCCGCGCTGGGCTGGAGCCGCAAGCCGCTCGCCGCCGAGCTGTCCGGCGCGCTCGGCCTGCCGGTGTGGGTCGACAACCACGCCCGGGCCGTCGCCCGGGCCGAGATCCTCTTCGGGCGGCCCGAGGCCCGCCGGAGCCTGGTGCACCTGTTCGTCGGCCGGGTCGTCGACGCCGCCTTCGGGATCGAGGGCACCGTGCACCAGGGTCCGGGCGCCGCGGCCGGCGACGTGGCCCATCTGCCGGTGCCCCGCTCCGGGGTCCGGTGCGCGTGCGGGCGTACCGGCTGCCTGGAGGCGACCGCGTCCGACACCGCGCTCGGCGCCGAGGCCGTGCGCCGGGGCATCGTGCCGGACCCGTCGGTGAACCTGCTGGTGGACGCTGCCGCCACCGGCGATCCGCGCGCCGACCGGCTGCTGCGCGAACGCGCCCGCGCCGTGGGCCGCGCGGCGGCTCTTCTGTTGGATGTCTTCAATCCGGCGGTCATGGTGGTGACCGAGCTGGCGAGCGTGCTCGACCAGGGATACCTGGAGGAGATCCGGGGCGCCGCGATGGAGCTCTCGCACGTCTGCGACGACCCCGGGCGGATCGTCGTACCGCACGCGGGACCCGCCGTACTCCCCGAGGCCGCGGCAACCGTGCTGCTCAGCCGGGTGTTCCAGGACCCCTTCGGCCGGGCCCGAGAGGGGGAGATCACACCCATCGGTATGGTGCCACCTGAGCGCGCTCCCCTACATTCGAGCCATGACGGTCCTGCCTGA
- a CDS encoding TauD/TfdA dioxygenase family protein — protein MTTATATATATTVTRIGGRIGAEIGGVRLGGDLPDGTVAEIRAALLAHKVVFFRGQDHLDEAAHEAFAQLLGAPVAHPTVPSADGRYALGIDSHHGARANQWHTDVTFVPAYPAFSILRAVTIPPYGGNTLWANTATAYSNLPEPLRALADGLRAVHSNAYDYAALKPDALPEALAQYREVFTSTTFLTEHPVVRVHPETGERTLLLGNFVQRINGLTGRDSRALQDLFQAHIESPENTVRWQWRAGDVAIWDNRATQHYGVDDSDDHERTLRRVTVDGDVPVGPDGEPSRLISPEAVPDPAFGIASGASTSA, from the coding sequence ATGACCACTGCCACCGCCACTGCCACCGCCACCACCGTCACCAGGATCGGCGGCCGTATCGGCGCCGAGATCGGCGGCGTACGCCTCGGCGGCGACCTGCCCGACGGCACCGTCGCCGAGATCCGCGCCGCCCTCCTCGCCCACAAGGTCGTCTTCTTCCGCGGCCAGGACCATCTCGACGAGGCCGCCCACGAGGCCTTCGCCCAGCTGCTCGGCGCGCCCGTCGCACACCCCACCGTCCCCTCCGCGGACGGCCGTTACGCCCTCGGCATCGACTCCCACCACGGCGCCCGCGCCAACCAGTGGCACACCGACGTCACGTTCGTCCCCGCCTACCCCGCCTTCTCCATCCTCCGCGCCGTCACCATCCCCCCGTACGGCGGCAACACCCTCTGGGCCAACACGGCCACCGCCTACAGCAACCTCCCGGAGCCGCTCCGCGCCCTCGCCGACGGTCTGCGCGCCGTCCACTCCAACGCGTACGACTACGCCGCCCTCAAGCCCGACGCCCTGCCCGAGGCCCTGGCCCAGTACCGCGAGGTGTTCACCTCCACGACCTTCCTCACCGAACACCCGGTGGTCCGCGTCCACCCCGAAACCGGCGAACGGACGCTGCTCCTCGGCAACTTCGTCCAGCGGATCAACGGCCTCACCGGCCGTGACTCCCGCGCCCTGCAGGACCTCTTCCAGGCGCACATCGAGAGCCCCGAGAACACCGTGCGCTGGCAGTGGCGGGCCGGCGACGTCGCCATCTGGGACAACCGCGCCACCCAGCACTACGGAGTGGACGACTCCGACGACCACGAGCGCACCCTGCGCCGCGTCACCGTCGACGGCGACGTCCCGGTCGGCCCCGACGGCGAGCCCTCCCGCCTGATCAGCCCGGAGGCCGTCCCGGACCCCGCCTTCGGCATCGCCTCCGGCGCCTCCACGTCCGCCTGA
- the ssuE gene encoding NADPH-dependent FMN reductase, whose product MPSLLAITGSPSAHSRTAVVADHVLRRLSHSGFGTAHLSVRELPAADLLAGRRGEPEIRRALEAVAEADGLVIATPVYKASYTGLLKAFLDLLPQDGLDGKTVLPLATGGSLAHVLTIDYALRPVLAALGARHVTAGRFVLDSSVERGSGPDRLRPEAELDLYQAVDEFAAALRATPAAPLTAAALTATP is encoded by the coding sequence GTGCCCAGCCTGCTCGCCATCACCGGCAGCCCCTCCGCCCACTCCCGTACCGCCGTCGTCGCCGACCACGTACTGCGCCGCCTGTCCCACTCCGGCTTCGGGACCGCGCACCTGTCCGTGCGCGAGCTCCCCGCCGCCGACCTCCTCGCCGGCCGCCGCGGCGAGCCCGAGATCCGCCGCGCACTCGAAGCAGTCGCCGAGGCCGACGGCCTGGTCATCGCGACCCCGGTCTACAAGGCCTCGTACACCGGACTGCTCAAGGCCTTCCTCGATCTGCTCCCGCAGGACGGCCTCGACGGCAAGACGGTCCTGCCGCTGGCCACCGGCGGCAGCCTCGCCCACGTCCTGACCATCGACTACGCCCTGCGCCCCGTGCTCGCCGCCCTCGGCGCCCGGCACGTCACCGCCGGCCGGTTCGTCCTGGACTCCTCCGTCGAGCGCGGATCGGGCCCCGACCGGCTGCGGCCCGAGGCCGAACTGGACCTCTACCAGGCCGTCGACGAGTTCGCCGCCGCCCTGCGCGCCACGCCCGCCGCCCCTCTCACCGCTGCCGCCCTCACCGCCACCCCGTAG
- a CDS encoding ABC transporter substrate-binding protein, producing the protein MPAAFTSTTTSRRQFLALLGISAAAVSCGTATARGGGSGAQVKTLKYQGSVGAVTLPELSADLGYLGDLKLEWVGNTISGPQDIQSAATGQTHFGGAFNGAIVKLASSKAPIKAVISYYGVDEHSYSGYYVLEDSPIRSARDLLGKKVGMNTLGAHSQAVLDIYLSRNGLAKADSSKVESLVVPPVNTDQVLRQKQIDVGVLGGILRDKAVAGGGIRPLFSDFDLLGKFSAGSYIMTERFIRENPDTVRTFVTGVAKAIEWARTTPREEVIARQTEIVKKRGRNEDTATLQYWRSYGVAETGGRIEDKEFQLWLDWLGERGEVKQGQLRPADLYTNEFNGFGKG; encoded by the coding sequence ATGCCCGCAGCCTTCACCTCGACCACCACCTCCCGACGCCAGTTCCTCGCCCTGCTCGGCATCTCGGCGGCCGCGGTGAGCTGCGGCACGGCCACCGCGCGCGGCGGCGGTTCCGGCGCACAGGTCAAGACCCTGAAGTACCAGGGATCGGTCGGCGCCGTCACCCTGCCCGAACTCTCCGCCGACCTCGGGTACCTGGGCGACCTCAAGCTGGAGTGGGTCGGCAACACCATCAGCGGTCCGCAGGACATCCAGTCCGCCGCCACCGGCCAGACCCACTTCGGCGGCGCGTTCAACGGCGCGATCGTCAAGCTCGCCTCCAGCAAGGCCCCCATCAAGGCCGTCATCTCCTACTACGGCGTCGACGAGCACTCGTACAGCGGCTACTACGTCCTGGAGGACAGCCCGATCCGCTCCGCCCGCGACCTCCTCGGCAAGAAGGTCGGCATGAACACCCTGGGTGCGCACTCCCAGGCCGTCCTCGACATCTACCTGAGCCGCAACGGCCTCGCCAAGGCCGACTCCTCCAAGGTCGAGTCGCTCGTCGTCCCGCCCGTCAACACGGACCAGGTGCTGCGGCAGAAGCAGATCGACGTGGGGGTGCTGGGCGGGATCCTGCGCGACAAGGCCGTCGCGGGCGGCGGTATCAGACCGCTGTTCAGCGACTTCGACCTGCTCGGCAAGTTCAGCGCCGGCTCCTACATCATGACCGAGCGGTTCATCAGGGAGAACCCGGACACCGTACGGACCTTCGTGACGGGCGTGGCCAAGGCCATCGAGTGGGCCCGCACCACCCCGCGCGAGGAGGTCATCGCCCGCCAGACCGAGATCGTCAAGAAGCGCGGGCGCAACGAGGACACCGCCACGCTCCAGTACTGGCGCTCCTACGGCGTCGCCGAGACGGGCGGCCGGATCGAGGACAAGGAGTTCCAGCTCTGGCTCGACTGGCTCGGTGAGCGGGGCGAGGTCAAGCAGGGGCAACTGAGGCCCGCCGACCTCTACACGAACGAGTTCAACGGCTTCGGGAAGG